TCCTAGACCTCCGTAAAGACCAATCCAACCTTCCTCTTTCGCAACAGTTTTCAGAGTTTGAAGAAACGACTTGTATTTGCTTTTTCCCAGTAACTCATTTTCTTGTTGGCGAAGTCGAGTCCGAGCAACTTCATGAGGGTAACACAGGCTCGCCGCAATGCACTTGGAAATGCCGGCAGCAAGCGTACCCTCGAGCACagaaaatttgtcatttttcttccGCTGAAAATTGATTagtttcactttcattttttcataGATTGTAAAGTGAACGACCGTTTCTGAAATCCCAACGTAAGACGCAGAAAGTCCTCGATAAAAAGCTCGAATTCCTTCAGTTTTGTAAGCGTCCCTGACGATTTGAATGGCAGTAACTTGTCTGGCCTTCCTGTTGTCTAATTGAAGTCGTGTCTTCACGAACCATAGGGGATTGGTGACTGTGTGGTTTACGAACGACGCAAAAGCGGCTGAAATCATGTGAACCGGTGAGGAATCGGGGCTGAATTTGCCGCATTTGTTTaagaaatcctttgttttagaataaaatgaaaaataaatagcTCTTGATGGAGTAACACCGAGCAACGTGGGTCCAAGACCCTTGTAAAGAGACAAGAAGCCTTCTTGCTGTACCATCAGTCTTCCATATGAAATTATTCCTTTGAAACGATTCGCTGCGATGTTCAGCGTCGTGTCGGCAACATTTGTCGTACTGAAATTCGCAGATGGTGCAGTTGTTGAAATGTTCTTTATGACACGAGGCTTGGCTGTATTCATCTTAGTATTTCGCTGAAGATGAAAGGCGGATGATTGTAGTCTCGTCTGAATAACCTCGAGTGGACATGTTACGAACGCACCGACAGAACCTCCCAAACCACCAGCAACAAAATGCACCAACATGCGTTGCTGCTTTCGAGGTTGATTCATATTGAATAAGAAACCTTTCAAGACCCAACCAGATTTGTACAACGACAACGAAAAAGCCGGTAGGTATATTATTCTTTGATGTTCGCTGATGAAAATATTGTAGTCCCGAACACATGACGTCAAGGTACGCACCCCCATTTCTACCATATAAGGGTGATTGCTAAATAGCAACGTTGACAAACGTTGACCAGTGAAATGTTACACCATTGCTTTTTATCCGAAAAAGAGTGTGTACGGTTAATGCGCAAAACATACACCATTTACTATCGTCAAGTATCGAAAAAGGATTTGAGAttccatttttgaaaatgaattcTCAGGAAATACGCCCCAAAGACAATGAATCATCCATGCGGGGAGAATTTGAATGCAAACTGTGAATATCCAAATACGCCGcacatgtatatattattggTTAAAACTGTTTAACCATCTTCTGAATTATTTCATTCGAGATATTTGTCACCACGCTGCCTCAATTACATTTTCTTGACTTTTAAGTCTTAAAATAATAAGTGCACTATTTTCCCTTGACTCGCATGAAGTGTTCTTTTTTTCTCCGAGGCAATTATAAATGAGAGAACAGCTACTTTTCTCCCCGAAgattaattttccttttgggAAGGGTGGTAGTGGTCTGTATTTCTCTGAAAAACAAGACTGCGAATGTGTCCCTGTAACTGTTGACATACAAACGCCCGAAAAAAAATTACGCCCGGACCGAAGGAAGTGTACAACCCACAAAGACGTAAAGCGAAGCCTAGAGTCGTCTCAAGACAATAAAATTCACATACCATGAATCACATGATTCTTAAATGAGCTACTAGAAGCGACTCACGTCATCGACAAAACTTAAAATCATGTGTCAGATAGTGACTGtgaatttttccatttccaAAAATTGTACAGTATTTGATGGTATACTAAAATCAAACCGTCTTCTTCATATTTGTATTAGTTCTCGACTAAACCTTGGACCGTGTGCTCACTCACGATGAAATTTAAGCGAATTATATTCATTAGTTAAATTCCAATCAGTGATTTATTATTAATgctacgttctgattggttgagcttctACTAAGCTGAATGCCATAGCCCACCAGAAGCGAAAAGCACAaccatatttgtaatattttggcgACAAAAAGGagtaaagtctagctttaactagcgaaagatgttttgtctcgaaaTGTTTTTGATCAACTAGatgaattttactaaaacaattattcctctcgccctcatgacctctgagtcaatagcccattcggccttcagcctcatgggctattgactcagagcccttTTGGTTCTCGAAGGATAATTgttaaaatatttatatttcaCCAAACAACTCACATTCGATGGCCACGTATGTTACAGTAATGACGGTTCCTTTCATAATCATGTTTCTTTCAGACAATTAtctgtttatactacaacctgagaaattcagtcttgTAACGCCATCTGTTAACTTTCATATCGTAGGAGAGCAAATTAAAAGTTCTTGTTTTAGGCCCAGCTGGTCTAGACactgagccaggtcgatgtacctttctcagtattttggatttctgaattttcttgaatgtcctgaatttcaaaatctaggaatctttccgccattttttcGTAACTCGCGTGACGAGATTATTTCGTGATTTTGGTCACAATAATAACTTTTCACATTTAGGTACAGTAAACACCCACACATACAGTAAGAACCTAGAATATAAGAACATGTTAGGCTAAGAATTTCATTTCTAACACCTAACCCtgaaccctaaaccctaaccctcgAAGTTGGGATGGACCGGCAGGGCCACAGTACTACCACTTTTTTGCTTGGCTTCATTTTTTAGGGCTCCCAAATCAATACAATAGCATGCAAATGCATGATACAAAATGCATGATAAATGAAGGAACAGTGACCCCTAAGGCTTGTTTGCCTTGGCCAGATTTTTTAGCCCTACCACTTTAAAACTGTCTTTGTGGTCCTCGCATAAAGTCAATGAAATTTATGATAATGTAATTAGTGATTGTTACCAAAATTGTGGTCTTTCTTGTAGGCAaatcccattattattattgttatcctTCAAGATAAGTCTTTTCCCTCCTCAACATGTTGCTCCTTAGCCTCTGCTATTTCCACATTCTGTTCTGCATCTCCCACTGAGTAACCCTGAGTCTCCGTGTCAGCTTCACTGTTACTTGCTTCATTTCTCTCTTTCTCGTCAGGTCCTACCTCTGAGGCTTGATTCTCGTCATTATGACAATCATGCTCAATCCCTCCAGCCTGAGCTCCCTCCTCTTCTGGCTCCACGACATTCTGATTGCCGTCTTGGAGAATGCCATCCAATATTATGTCCTCAGGATTGGGAACACGCTGAAGGAATTCCTCACCTGGACATATCTTCTCAAACACTTCCTTTGCCTATCAAATACACAAAGAAAAAGCTCTCTCTAACCTCTTCTCCCATTTACTCCACTTCAGATACatatatgttatttgccggccgaGAGGTCcatattgggaaaaactgtgccagaggtcTTGAGTATGGCCCGAGAATTTTACATtctttgcagtgaaaaaaaaaactgctggaaaaaaccCGAAAGCTGATTAGTAGCGGTCCGTAAGCGGGGTCCAGATGGGAAAATCCGGACCATTGGAGAGCGCGCAATTCAGCCAATCCgattcaaggatttaggattccagaccgctcagatgcttgagaaaacaacaaaacttgATATTGTTCTAGCTCATTGTCAAAGTTGGTTTCAATAGCTGCAAACAGGCGAACTGTTCAAATAAATTATGATTCCTCAAAGAAGtatcaaaaaatgtttcaagaAAAAGATTTCACTGGAAATCTGTATGCTGAACTAAAGGACATCACAGCTTGGCTTGTTATTCAAGACAAGGCTAGGCATTAAGTctgttttacaaaaaaaaaataccacttGGAATCAGTATAGAACAGAGGGCAAGCAGAGACTAAAACTGTGTCTAGCTTCAAATATTATATTCTAGAGTAGGGGGGTAGAGCACACACACCTGCTGAAGAGCCTCACCAAACCCGATAGTTACCCCAGGCATATCTAAAACATGCATGTTTGATGGCAAGTCAGCAACACAAGAGGAATCAGAGATTGCTTGATTGAAGTACAATGACCACAAAACTGTTGGTTTATCACTTGCCACATCTCCTGTGAAAGAAGCAAACAAGCCAAAATAAGCACAGTGAAAACAGCATACCAAAGGTATTTTGGTTTAAAAGAAAGATCCAGCTTTTGGTAGTATTCAAGAAAACAGGTTGGTCAAGAGACAAGTGaaagataataatattataataatgataatttgaaTGCATTAATACACTGTCATAGTAGTTGTGATAAAGATGGATAGAGAACTTTGAAGTGTGAAATGACTTTTTTGATTTCTGGCTATGTTCAAAGTATTGGTGCTGATCCATTTTGCCTTGCaaatgaagggtttagtttcCAATGAAAATGTACTGCCATGCTTCTGGGGAggtgaaacacaaaaatttggcatTGTATGAGTTGATAAGGGTAAAGTAATGCCACATACAGTAGATTACAATGCTTCTATTTCAAGGACAAGCCTTTCATGAGAGCAATAGAGGATTAGCTTTTCATTAGAGCGATAATGGGCTAATACACTAACGTTTGAATGACCAGCTTTGCAATCATCTTACAGAGGTAATTTAACCTTCATCAACTTCTTTTATACTGGATTTTCACATCTGTCTTCCTGCCATttgaattataaaaaaaaaattattacagttTTCACCTTCATCTCCAGATCGGATATGGAAAAGCTTTTCTGCTGTGGGCTTTAAGTCCTCCATGGCTGAAGACAAGCTTTTGCTGATTAAATGAACAACATAAAGACCCTTGGGGCAAGCCATTGCAGATGGGCCCAGCTCAATGACTCTCACTGGCTCTGCCCCCTTGCATGATGGAGGCATAGACAAAACAGTGATGAACTCATCATCAGATGGCTTCACGGAACCACAGGTAATAAAAACTGCCCTTGAAACAAACTGCAAACATTCTTTTTCGAAACTTTCTGGAACATATGAATGTCCAGTTACCAaccatttacattttaggaGCTTGTTATTTGAAATAATTCCTGTGCACTGCTTTGTCTCTTGACTGATAGCAATGGCTGAGACCTCTCTTCTAAGACAATACAGACCACCAAACACAGCACACATCCTGCAAAATGCCTGTGGAAGCTCTCCAGCACCATAGAGTGGCCAAATGAATGGGGTGTTCCCATATCGGCCCAGAGACTGAAGGAATCTCTGTGTTGCTTTGAGCCCTTCCACGGTTGAAGTTTCTGGTTTGACCATAGCTATTGCATGTATTATAAAATGCTGCAAGTTTGGAGTCAGTCGACGGGACTGAAGAAATTCAGAATAGGGTTTCTCCTCAAATTCTTCATACTGATCTTGCTGTTGCTCAAAATCAAGACAAAAAGTTAAGAATTTCATCAGCATTCTTTTCTCTACAATGGATATCACACTGCTGCTAAACACATCAGCCCTTGAACATGGTACCTCTTCCACACGTCCATCCATGTAGGTCAACATCCTAGTAACAGATTTGAACTCTAAATAGTGGCTGATGTTGGCTGAGATCAAGGCCTCCACAAGTGAGCCTCTGGAAAAAAGTAATTTTGGCGAGAGGTCAATGTTGAACCGTCTCCAATGTGGCTTTAACTCATCGTAAGTCATCCCAAGACCAATGGCTGGCTTTGTTTCATTTCTCACTCTTCTTCCTGGAAAAGTAGAACTCTGTACAGAGCCATCTGAATCTGTATTTCTGTCTGTCACTTCGCCATGTTTGTCCTCTGATACTGAGTCTGTCCCAGTTGGATTACCATTGGACATTTCTGACTCAACAGCACAACCACAAGTATCCTCAGTTTTAACCAAATTAGCTCCTGAGGCATCTTTATTGTTGTCATTTAAGTTTTTTTGTGAAGTACCAGATGCATCCTTTTGTTCCTCGTTTTCTTTGTCCTGAGGTTCTGTAGAGTTTGTAGCAGCCTCTGATATAGCGGCTGATTCCATACACATCTTTGGTTCCTCCACATTAGAGGAATCTCCTTGAGGTTTTTCACTGGAAAACAAGGATTAGTGCACTTAAGAAATTAACTCACTTTCCTGAGTGCTAAATTTTTATCTCTAGTACCATGTAACCAGTCTCTTcagttctttttcttatttctttgtCATCCGAGTAAAAAATTTGTGGCTTTAGGTTTATGCATTTGCCTTGCAAACTATGTCAGGCTTTCATCACATTGGCCTGGTCATTTACAATGAGCTACTAATTGATTATGTAAAACAGTCTTTTTCCTGCAAAGACCCTGTAAATAAGTTGGTGTTATCGATGCATTGCCTTCAAACTGGAATTGTACCAGAGGAAAAATGGTAGATCATTTGAATTTCCCATCATTTCATATTTATCTAAGCTTCATCATGACACAGCAGAGTTATGTATTTTTTTATATCCTCATATTGGGTAATTAAATGTGAATTTTTTGTCACTGTTTTGGCCTCAgatgttcaaaggatggatagtACTATCtagcagataaatcactatgcactggataagtaatatcaaaatctattgagttatccagtgagCAGTGATTTATTCTATGGATACTACTATCCAGCCTTTGAACAAATGAGACCTGGGTTTTACTTTACCCATAGAAACCTGGTGACCACCAAGTTTTAACCCTGATACATTTAAACGATGACATACTCTGAAATTGAACACTGGGTGAACCAGTTAACAGCTTTCAGCAATCaagcaagaaaagcaaaaaatatttcatttcaaactctcaccaaaagaaagatttGACAACCACATTCTTGATTTCATGTAATTGATTGGGGACTGCAACTGTGTATGTACCAGACTCCAGGTTGAGGTGTTCATTTGCGGCTTGCTTATCTTCCCTTTCCTCCGTGTCTGCTTGACTGTTAGTCTTGATGGAGAAAGTAAAAAGTACTAGATGCAAAATCAGTAAGTTTACCTTCTCAAAATGCACTCCTCACCAACCTGACTATGATCAATCCATTTCACCAAACTGTCAAAAGTGAAAGTGGCCCACTGATCAGAATAGTAATCATTtctggaaaaacaaacaaaaagaaagaagctTCCATAAAGCAAAGTCTGGACATTCAAATTAGTAAGATGCTTTTGTACAACGAGAAGGAAAGCAATGGttactttttttattctttgacaCGAGTGGCTCTGTATTCTATAATTAAGTTATAAAAGCATTATTAACGCAAGAAATCAAGCTTGCAACAATGCCCTTCCCTGTTGTAATATCAACAGGGATTAATTTTTCATTCCTCTTCAATGTCAAAATCGCCAATACTCCACCTTACCTGTCCAAGTGAAGCACTTTCATTCCAACTCTTGAAAGCGCTGCTGCTACTACAGACTCGGGAAAACCTTCAGAAGAGTAagttaaattttaacaaattaaaGCAACTTGAAACAGATTAAACTAGTAAGTCCTccgataaaaaaaaacttttaaattgAAACTAAATGGGATGATAATCGCTTTCACCACATAGTTCTTAACTTTTTTTACACAATTAAAGCCCTGTATAGGGTAACAATGAGACATATACCCGTTCCAAGGACGATAACATCATAATCTTCAGGAAGATCGTCCTCCGCCATTTTGGGAAAGTTATGTAGCAATTTGAAAGATCAAACTTGATTGGTTCTTGGTTCTTGACCAATCAAAGTTATTCTTGGTCCCACGAAGAGTTTCGGCACAAAATGGAACCCCATACATGACGCACCTGCATCTCACATTTTGCAAAGTTTAGATAGGTAGGCAAGCTTCAATTTACTCAACGGGTATCTTTTAATTGGTTGTAAGAAAACTGTAGTTGATAGTAACTGTTGTCTTTGCCTTTGCTAAGTTTTTAGTGTCATTTAGTTAACATAATGACAATTTCAAGTTTCAGCGGTTAACGCACAGAGATTTGAAAGAGAACAGCGCGCGCAAATGACGTCTGACTTTTCgtcataaagaaaaaaacttacagTTGAGAAGTTGTTGATTTCAGTACCGGAGTAGCGCAGACTAAAAATCTGCTTCAAcgacaaaagagaaaaatcttgaaaatgacGCAGAGAGAAAACGATTCGCCTTTGTTGAATAAAACTAATGTGCCATTGCTAGAATACGTGGCACGTGGCGATTTTAATGCGTATCCTCGAAACACCGAAATAATCAAGGAAAGAGCGTGAGGGAGACCACGTTTTTGCATAACTTAGCATGAGTCGGAGGGCTTTTAGTTTAAAGGCTGATACACGGAATGACTTTGGGTTCATCGTTTTACTAGCTGAAGGAAAACAAATATGCTGAGAAGACCAACAAGTGTTTGTTTATAACTTGACACGAGTGCGTAATCTTAGAAACGGTAGATGACAATTGTcacagtaacaacaacaacaaaaacaacggtCGCAACAGCTGTCATTTTCGCAGGCCTTGGTGCATGCCCAGAAAACCTTTCAGTTGTCACAGACTGGGAACGAGACCCTCAAGCATAGTATCCCACCGTTCAGTGCTGAGGACTCAGGCAGGGTAGTCTGGTGATGACTATTCCCAGGAATTAGCGCGCTTAATCGAAGAAAGCCATT
This genomic stretch from Acropora muricata isolate sample 2 chromosome 5, ASM3666990v1, whole genome shotgun sequence harbors:
- the LOC136917643 gene encoding solute carrier family 25 member 36-like, producing MVEMGVRTLTSCVRDYNIFISEHQRIIYLPAFSLSLYKSGWVLKGFLFNMNQPRKQQRMLVHFVAGGLGGSVGAFVTCPLEVIQTRLQSSAFHLQRNTKMNTAKPRVIKNISTTAPSANFSTTNVADTTLNIAANRFKGIISYGRLMVQQEGFLSLYKGLGPTLLGVTPSRAIYFSFYSKTKDFLNKCGKFSPDSSPVHMISAAFASFVNHTVTNPLWFVKTRLQLDNRKARQVTAIQIVRDAYKTEGIRAFYRGLSASYVGISETVVHFTIYEKMKVKLINFQRKKNDKFSVLEGTLAAGISKCIAASLCYPHEVARTRLRQQENELLGKSKYKSFLQTLKTVAKEEGWIGLYGGLGTHLLRQVPNTAIMFFTYEFVVYLLDSGSG
- the LOC136917638 gene encoding rab proteins geranylgeranyltransferase component A 1-like isoform X2, which gives rise to MAEDDLPEDYDVIVLGTGFPESVVAAALSRVGMKVLHLDRNDYYSDQWATFTFDSLVKWIDHSQTNSQADTEEREDKQAANEHLNLESGTYTVAVPNQLHEIKNVVVKSFFCEKPQGDSSNVEEPKMCMESAAISEAATNSTEPQDKENEEQKDASGTSQKNLNDNNKDASGANLVKTEDTCGCAVESEMSNGNPTGTDSVSEDKHGEVTDRNTDSDGSVQSSTFPGRRVRNETKPAIGLGMTYDELKPHWRRFNIDLSPKLLFSRGSLVEALISANISHYLEFKSVTRMLTYMDGRVEEVPCSRADVFSSSVISIVEKRMLMKFLTFCLDFEQQQDQYEEFEEKPYSEFLQSRRLTPNLQHFIIHAIAMVKPETSTVEGLKATQRFLQSLGRYGNTPFIWPLYGAGELPQAFCRMCAVFGGLYCLRREVSAIAISQETKQCTGIISNNKLLKCKWLVTGHSYVPESFEKECLQFVSRAVFITCGSVKPSDDEFITVLSMPPSCKGAEPVRVIELGPSAMACPKGLYVVHLISKSLSSAMEDLKPTAEKLFHIRSGDEDVASDKPTVLWSLYFNQAISDSSCVADLPSNMHVLDMPGVTIGFGEALQQAKEVFEKICPGEEFLQRVPNPEDIILDGILQDGNQNVVEPEEEGAQAGGIEHDCHNDENQASEVGPDEKERNEASNSEADTETQGYSVGDAEQNVEIAEAKEQHVEEGKDLS
- the LOC136917638 gene encoding rab proteins geranylgeranyltransferase component A 1-like isoform X1 codes for the protein MAEDDLPEDYDVIVLGTGFPESVVAAALSRVGMKVLHLDRNDYYSDQWATFTFDSLVKWIDHSQTNSQADTEEREDKQAANEHLNLESGTYTVAVPNQLHEIKNVVVKSFFCEKPQGDSSNVEEPKMCMESAAISEAATNSTEPQDKENEEQKDASGTSQKNLNDNNKDASGANLVKTEDTCGCAVESEMSNGNPTGTDSVSEDKHGEVTDRNTDSDGSVQSSTFPGRRVRNETKPAIGLGMTYDELKPHWRRFNIDLSPKLLFSRGSLVEALISANISHYLEFKSVTRMLTYMDGRVEEVPCSRADVFSSSVISIVEKRMLMKFLTFCLDFEQQQDQYEEFEEKPYSEFLQSRRLTPNLQHFIIHAIAMVKPETSTVEGLKATQRFLQSLGRYGNTPFIWPLYGAGELPQAFCRMCAVFGGLYCLRREVSAIAISQETKQCTGIISNNKLLKCKWLVTGHSYVPESFEKECLQFVSRAVFITCGSVKPSDDEFITVLSMPPSCKGAEPVRVIELGPSAMACPKGLYVVHLISKSLSSAMEDLKPTAEKLFHIRSGDEGDVASDKPTVLWSLYFNQAISDSSCVADLPSNMHVLDMPGVTIGFGEALQQAKEVFEKICPGEEFLQRVPNPEDIILDGILQDGNQNVVEPEEEGAQAGGIEHDCHNDENQASEVGPDEKERNEASNSEADTETQGYSVGDAEQNVEIAEAKEQHVEEGKDLS